In Cicer arietinum cultivar CDC Frontier isolate Library 1 chromosome 1, Cicar.CDCFrontier_v2.0, whole genome shotgun sequence, one DNA window encodes the following:
- the LOC101494844 gene encoding uncharacterized protein: MSASYRKSSGQVVRSSSSAGKFNSRPPSHPHSSSGFASSTSSFSSNSTTFFHRSTFSVRASSVLFSFDRCVSPNSSISVTVSGTGETVKRLKHRQKPTCMCSPSTHPGSFRCSFHKSLGSGSAVTYAPNRLNVRRSAMTNSLVRIRGVEGELVRRALASLIRPSSHNQRRRYDFRPRPSRFKAEINA, from the coding sequence ATGTCCGCATCTTATAGAAAATCAAGCGGACAAGTCGTCCGATCTTCATCATCGGCCGGAAAATTTAATTCCCGACCACCGTCGCATCCCCATTCATCTTCTGGCTTTGCATCGTCAACGTCAAGCTTCTCTTCTAACTCCACCACTTTTTTCCACCGCTCTACTTTCTCTGTTCGCGCTTCATCCGTCCTGTTTTCCTTTGACCGCTGTGTTTCACCGAATAGTTCAATTTCTGTTACCGTCTCCGGAACGGGAGAGACAGTCAAACGACTTAAACACAGGCAGAAGCCGACGTGTATGTGCTCACCGTCGACGCACCCTGGCTCATTCCGTTGTAGTTTCCATAAGAGTTTGGGCTCTGGCTCTGCAGTGACGTATGCGCCGAACCGTCTGAACGTGCGGAGATCGGCAATGACGAACTCGCTCGTGAGAATCCGCGGCGTTGAAGGCGAACTCGTGAGGAGAGCGCTGGCGTCGCTAATCCGGCCGTCGTCACATAACCAGCGTCGGCGTTATGACTTCCGGCCACGACCTAGCAGATTCAAAGCGGAAATAAACGCGTGA